The following coding sequences are from one Triticum aestivum cultivar Chinese Spring chromosome 5A, IWGSC CS RefSeq v2.1, whole genome shotgun sequence window:
- the LOC123102970 gene encoding cytochrome b-c1 complex subunit 6-1, mitochondrial yields MADNEPIDPKNYLEERCKPQCVKSLYDYERCVKRVKNDETGQKHCTGQFFDYWSCVDKCVAPKLFEKLK; encoded by the exons AT GGCGGACAATGAACCTATTGACCCAAAGAATTACCTTGAGGAACGCTGCAAGCCGCAATGTGTAAAATCATTGTATGACTATGAG AGATGTGTGAAGAGAGTCAAGAATGATGAAACTGGGCAGAAGCACTGCACCGGGCAATTCTTCGACTACTGGTCATGCGTTGACAAATGT GTAGCACCAAAGCTCTTTGAGAAGCTCAAATGA